A region of Thermus caldifontis DNA encodes the following proteins:
- a CDS encoding M20 family metallopeptidase, which yields MEKALLAAEAVDEREVVELLRAMVRIPSHYPGPGEEGVVAFLEEYLRERGLRPFRQEAAPGRPNLMADLGEGEGGLILEGHTDVVTPGDEDLWRYPPYEGVVEGRRLYGRGACDMKGGLAALVAALLAVKRTLGRPRRTLRLAALADEEGLMLGVKAFIKGGFAQGFRGAVVAEPEEMEICLWQKGALRLQLRFPGKMAHGAMPYAGENPIPKAARLVLELERIQKELQETLPHPLLGPPYLTPTRLVASAGEGQMNVIPAHAELALDVRTVPGLDHRELVDRIQTLAGIQVEVLEDRPPVETPREDPLVRAAENALGLLGLPVRFGGVPGATDGTFLRAWAGLPVVVMGPGGKTLPHQVDEWVDLEEVVQAAQVYAALAVLYLE from the coding sequence ATGGAAAAGGCCCTCCTGGCGGCGGAAGCGGTGGACGAAAGGGAGGTGGTGGAGCTCCTAAGGGCCATGGTCCGGATCCCAAGCCACTATCCTGGACCCGGGGAAGAGGGAGTGGTGGCCTTCCTGGAGGAGTACCTAAGGGAGCGGGGCCTCCGCCCCTTTCGGCAGGAAGCAGCCCCTGGCCGGCCTAACTTGATGGCCGATCTAGGGGAGGGAGAAGGGGGGTTGATCCTCGAGGGGCACACCGACGTGGTCACCCCCGGGGACGAAGATCTCTGGCGTTACCCCCCCTACGAAGGGGTGGTGGAAGGGAGGCGGCTGTACGGCCGGGGAGCCTGCGACATGAAGGGAGGTCTGGCTGCCCTGGTGGCCGCCCTGTTGGCCGTGAAACGGACCCTAGGCCGCCCCCGGCGTACCCTGCGCCTGGCCGCCTTGGCCGACGAGGAGGGGTTGATGCTGGGAGTGAAGGCCTTCATAAAGGGAGGGTTCGCCCAGGGCTTCCGGGGAGCCGTGGTGGCCGAACCCGAGGAGATGGAGATTTGCCTTTGGCAGAAGGGGGCCCTGCGCCTCCAACTCCGTTTCCCAGGAAAGATGGCCCATGGGGCCATGCCCTACGCCGGGGAGAACCCTATCCCCAAGGCCGCCCGCTTGGTACTGGAACTGGAGAGAATCCAAAAGGAGCTCCAGGAAACGCTTCCTCATCCCTTACTGGGTCCTCCCTACCTCACCCCTACCCGGCTCGTAGCCAGTGCGGGGGAGGGGCAGATGAACGTGATCCCCGCCCATGCCGAACTGGCCCTGGACGTGCGCACCGTGCCCGGGTTGGACCACCGGGAGTTGGTAGACCGCATCCAGACCCTGGCGGGAATCCAGGTGGAGGTCCTGGAGGACCGCCCCCCCGTGGAAACCCCCCGGGAGGATCCCCTGGTGCGGGCAGCAGAGAACGCCTTGGGGCTTCTCGGCCTCCCCGTACGCTTTGGCGGCGTGCCAGGGGCCACAGACGGTACCTTCCTCCGGGCCTGGGCAGGCCTTCCTGTGGTGGTCATGGGACCTGGCGGGAAAACCCTGCCCCATCAGGTGGACGAGTGGGTGGACCTGGAGGAGGTGGTCCAAGCCGCCCAGGTCTACGCCGCCTTGGCGGTGCTCTATCTGGAGTAG
- a CDS encoding ABC transporter permease translates to MRSFLLRRVLLALATLWLASSLVFVFLLLLPGDPVQAILGLEASPAARQALERALGLDKPPWERYADWLTRTLRLDLGESIRYGKPVGELLGERISLTLALVLLGLGGALFLALPLALLALRFPMWDLALSGLMALLQSVPTFFLGVVLLYALAVHLPLFPASGFPGFSSPWEALRHLFLPALTLALSRAAILFRMARGSLLEVMGQDYIRTARAKGVPETWVLLKHALKPASLPLITVLGLEGGFLLTGAVVVEAVFALPGMGSLALTALEARDYPLLQGLVLVMAALIVLFNLLVDLLYGLLDPRVAYA, encoded by the coding sequence ATGCGAAGCTTTCTCCTGAGGCGGGTCCTCCTGGCCCTGGCCACCCTGTGGCTGGCCTCCAGCCTGGTCTTCGTCTTTCTCCTCCTCCTCCCGGGGGACCCGGTACAGGCCATCCTGGGCCTCGAGGCGTCTCCAGCCGCTCGGCAGGCCCTGGAACGGGCCCTCGGCCTGGACAAACCTCCCTGGGAACGCTATGCGGACTGGCTCACCCGCACCCTCCGCCTAGACCTGGGGGAGTCCATCCGCTACGGAAAGCCCGTGGGCGAACTCCTGGGCGAGCGGATCTCCCTCACTCTGGCCCTCGTCCTCCTAGGGCTTGGCGGCGCCCTTTTCCTGGCCCTACCCCTGGCCCTCCTAGCCCTTAGGTTTCCCATGTGGGACCTGGCCCTGAGTGGCCTTATGGCCCTTTTGCAATCCGTACCCACCTTCTTCCTGGGGGTGGTCCTCCTCTACGCCCTGGCGGTGCACCTGCCCCTCTTCCCCGCCAGCGGCTTCCCAGGGTTCTCCAGTCCATGGGAAGCCCTGCGCCACCTTTTCCTCCCCGCCCTCACCCTGGCCCTTTCCCGGGCGGCCATCCTCTTTCGCATGGCCCGGGGGAGCCTGCTGGAGGTGATGGGCCAGGACTACATCCGCACCGCCCGGGCCAAGGGAGTCCCCGAGACCTGGGTGCTCCTCAAGCACGCCCTAAAGCCGGCAAGCCTTCCCCTGATCACCGTGCTGGGCCTGGAAGGAGGGTTCCTCCTCACCGGGGCGGTGGTGGTGGAGGCGGTCTTCGCCCTACCGGGGATGGGAAGCCTGGCCCTCACCGCCCTCGAGGCCCGCGACTACCCCCTTCTCCAGGGCCTGGTTCTGGTCATGGCGGCCCTCATCGTCCTCTTCAACCTCCTGGTGGACCTCCTCTACGGCCTCTTGGACCCACGGGTGGCGTATGCGTAG
- a CDS encoding SDR family NAD(P)-dependent oxidoreductase translates to MKDYRDLFNLEGQVALVVGAASGIGRASAEALAAFGAKVVLADRDEKGLEEALEAIRGQGGMAEAHLLDLAERGKAEGLVEEVYRVHGRLDTLVSTPAINVRKPLLYYTDEEIDRVVDLNLKGTLRLLRAGGRVMREQGGGSLIAFASIRALVVEPGQGVYAATKAGILQIMRTLAAELGPFGVRANAVAPGPIETPLTAPIKAHPDWYRAYGEKTALKRWGRPEEVAMAVVFLASPASSYVTGTLFLVDGGWTAVDGRFTPPL, encoded by the coding sequence ATGAAGGACTACCGGGACCTCTTTAACCTCGAGGGGCAGGTGGCCTTGGTGGTGGGAGCGGCCTCGGGGATCGGGCGGGCCTCGGCGGAGGCCCTGGCGGCCTTTGGGGCCAAGGTGGTGCTGGCGGACCGGGATGAAAAGGGTCTGGAGGAAGCCCTCGAGGCTATCCGTGGGCAAGGAGGGATGGCGGAGGCCCACCTCCTTGATCTGGCGGAAAGGGGAAAGGCCGAGGGGCTGGTGGAAGAGGTATACCGGGTCCATGGTCGGCTGGACACCCTGGTTTCCACCCCGGCCATCAACGTGCGCAAACCCCTTCTGTACTACACCGATGAGGAGATCGACCGGGTGGTAGACCTCAACCTGAAGGGAACCCTGCGCCTTTTAAGGGCCGGGGGGAGGGTAATGCGGGAACAGGGTGGGGGGAGCCTCATTGCCTTTGCTTCCATCCGGGCCCTGGTGGTGGAGCCAGGCCAAGGGGTCTACGCCGCCACCAAGGCAGGGATTCTTCAGATCATGCGTACCCTGGCTGCAGAGCTCGGGCCCTTTGGGGTTCGGGCCAACGCTGTGGCCCCTGGGCCCATAGAAACTCCCCTCACCGCCCCCATCAAGGCTCACCCCGATTGGTACCGGGCCTATGGGGAGAAGACCGCCCTTAAGCGCTGGGGAAGGCCCGAGGAGGTGGCCATGGCGGTGGTGTTCCTGGCCTCGCCGGCCTCTAGCTACGTGACGGGTACCCTGTTTTTGGTGGATGGAGGTTGGACAGCGGTGGACGGGCGGTTCACCCCGCCCCTTTAG
- a CDS encoding ABC transporter permease: MRSPSLLLGSLLVGLFLLMALASFLYPVDPNAPDFLHRLAPPSPSHPLGTDPLGRDLLARLLHGARNALLVGSIAVSVGFTLGVATGLLAGYLGRHWDGLLSLLMEALYALPGLLLALLFAALMGPGTVSSMLAVGLSMVPAFFRVTRAGAMSLKTTPFVEAALALGASPGRVVFRHLLPNLLGPLLVQASLAFAAALLAEAALSYLGLGVQPPNPSLGRMLREAQSFLPLSPYPALVPGVALSLAILGFNLLGDGLRDRLDPRR, from the coding sequence ATGCGTAGCCCAAGCCTCCTCCTGGGAAGCCTCTTGGTGGGCCTCTTCCTCCTCATGGCCCTGGCCTCCTTCCTCTACCCCGTGGACCCCAACGCCCCCGACTTCCTCCACCGCCTTGCTCCCCCCTCCCCCAGCCATCCCCTGGGCACCGACCCCCTGGGCCGGGACCTTCTGGCCCGCCTCCTCCACGGGGCGAGGAATGCCCTACTGGTGGGAAGCATCGCTGTCTCCGTGGGTTTTACCCTGGGCGTGGCCACAGGCCTACTTGCCGGATACCTGGGCCGGCACTGGGACGGCCTCTTAAGCCTCCTCATGGAGGCCCTCTATGCCCTCCCTGGCTTGCTCCTGGCCCTCCTCTTCGCCGCCCTCATGGGGCCTGGCACGGTGAGCAGCATGCTGGCGGTGGGGCTTTCCATGGTGCCCGCCTTCTTCCGGGTGACCCGGGCTGGGGCCATGAGCTTGAAAACCACCCCCTTCGTAGAGGCCGCCTTGGCCCTGGGAGCCAGTCCAGGACGGGTGGTCTTCCGCCATCTCCTTCCCAACCTCCTAGGACCCCTCCTGGTCCAGGCCAGCCTGGCCTTCGCCGCTGCCTTGTTGGCCGAGGCCGCCCTTTCCTACCTGGGCCTAGGCGTCCAACCCCCTAATCCCAGCCTGGGCCGCATGCTGAGGGAGGCGCAGAGCTTCCTCCCCCTTTCCCCATACCCCGCCCTGGTCCCGGGGGTGGCCCTTTCCTTGGCCATCCTGGGCTTTAACCTCCTGGGGGACGGCCTCCGCGACCGCCTGGACCCCCGGCGCTAG
- a CDS encoding GntR family transcriptional regulator: protein MAHGPLYLELARRLREGILQGNFQDALPPERALSEAFGVSRDSVRKALDLLEEEGLVVRRQGSGTFVAKRATFRTRLRGFSEEMEALGMKPSTKVLGVEKGPAAPEEAMALGLSPGEEVLRLLRLRLADGEPMALERATLPAWALAEPPEGSLYRALEAKGLRPVRALQRLRAVAAREEARPLGVEPGSPLLHLERISYLQDGRPIEWVKSWYRADRYELLVELA from the coding sequence ATGGCCCACGGTCCCCTGTACCTGGAACTGGCCCGGCGGCTAAGGGAAGGTATCCTTCAGGGCAACTTCCAGGATGCCCTTCCCCCAGAACGGGCCCTGTCCGAGGCCTTCGGGGTTTCCCGGGATAGCGTGCGCAAAGCCTTGGACCTTCTGGAGGAGGAAGGCTTGGTGGTGCGCCGGCAGGGGAGCGGTACCTTCGTGGCCAAAAGGGCCACCTTCCGCACCCGTCTTCGGGGTTTTAGCGAGGAGATGGAGGCCTTGGGCATGAAGCCCAGCACCAAGGTCCTGGGGGTGGAAAAGGGTCCTGCGGCCCCGGAAGAGGCCATGGCCCTGGGGCTTTCCCCGGGGGAGGAGGTGCTCCGCCTCCTCCGCCTGAGGCTTGCGGACGGGGAACCCATGGCCCTGGAGCGGGCCACCTTGCCCGCCTGGGCCCTGGCGGAACCGCCTGAGGGCTCCCTATACCGGGCCCTCGAGGCCAAGGGCCTAAGGCCGGTGCGCGCCTTGCAACGGCTCCGGGCCGTGGCCGCCCGGGAGGAGGCCAGGCCCTTAGGGGTGGAACCAGGAAGCCCCCTCCTCCATCTGGAGAGGATCAGCTATCTGCAGGATGGCCGGCCCATCGAGTGGGTGAAAAGCTGGTACCGCGCCGACCGGTACGAGCTTCTGGTGGAGCTCGCATGA
- a CDS encoding ABC transporter substrate-binding protein, translating into MGKRLGLFLLVSLGLALAQPRGGELRVAILAEPPVLDPTASTSQEIPRMLYDNVLQGLVKFNEKGESVPALAERWQGSPSSLTWTFYLRRGVRFHNGAPFTAEDVIFKFNRARDPKSGHTHPEYYQDIQSVEAKDPYTVVFRLRQPNQDFLFNLARPDSVIGPKGRVEEQKTQPIGTGPFRFVAWERGVGVRLERFEGYYEPGLPYLDRVFFRFLPDPNAQLAALRAGDIQVIGLGVSPENALVLRRDPNFKVVTGFTTTEITVGMNNSRPPFNDLRVRRAIQHAVDKKALVEGVMLGFGTPIGSHRSPGERCYEDLSGYYPYDPARARALLQEAGYGPNNPLRFTFTLAAPYPYERRLGEAIAAQLAQMGVQARLEVVEWATWLSRVFRGADYQMTIIGHSEPHDIGIYANPNYYFRYDSPRFRELYTRYLRTPDPQQACEIMKEMQRLLAQDAVNLWVMNAPYIAAMRKEVMGWWQNQPTPSLNVTRVYLSR; encoded by the coding sequence ATGGGAAAGCGGTTAGGCTTGTTCCTTCTGGTTAGCCTAGGCCTGGCCTTGGCCCAGCCGAGAGGGGGGGAGCTTCGGGTGGCCATCCTGGCCGAGCCTCCCGTCTTAGACCCCACGGCCTCCACCAGCCAGGAGATCCCCCGCATGCTCTACGACAACGTCCTCCAGGGCCTAGTCAAGTTCAACGAGAAGGGGGAGAGCGTCCCCGCCTTGGCGGAGCGCTGGCAGGGAAGCCCCTCCAGCCTCACCTGGACCTTTTACTTGCGCCGGGGGGTGCGCTTCCATAACGGCGCCCCCTTCACCGCTGAGGACGTGATCTTCAAGTTTAACCGCGCCCGGGATCCCAAGTCCGGCCACACCCATCCCGAGTACTACCAGGACATCCAGAGCGTGGAGGCCAAGGACCCCTACACCGTGGTCTTCCGCCTGCGCCAGCCCAACCAGGACTTCCTCTTCAACCTGGCCCGGCCTGACTCGGTGATCGGACCCAAAGGCCGGGTGGAGGAGCAGAAGACCCAGCCCATCGGTACCGGGCCCTTCCGCTTCGTGGCCTGGGAGCGGGGCGTAGGGGTGAGGCTGGAGCGGTTTGAAGGGTACTACGAGCCCGGCCTACCCTATCTGGACCGGGTCTTCTTCCGCTTCCTGCCGGATCCAAACGCCCAGCTCGCCGCCCTCCGGGCAGGTGACATCCAGGTGATCGGCCTGGGGGTGAGCCCGGAAAACGCCCTGGTGCTCAGGCGGGACCCCAACTTCAAGGTGGTCACTGGCTTCACCACCACGGAGATCACTGTGGGGATGAACAATAGCCGCCCCCCCTTCAACGATCTCCGGGTGCGGCGGGCCATCCAGCACGCCGTGGACAAGAAGGCCCTGGTGGAAGGGGTGATGCTGGGCTTTGGCACCCCCATCGGTAGCCACCGCTCCCCCGGGGAGAGGTGCTACGAAGACCTCTCCGGCTATTACCCCTACGACCCTGCCCGGGCCCGGGCCCTTCTGCAAGAGGCGGGGTATGGACCCAACAATCCCCTGCGCTTCACCTTCACCCTGGCCGCTCCCTACCCTTACGAGAGGCGGCTTGGCGAGGCCATCGCCGCCCAGCTTGCCCAGATGGGAGTCCAGGCCCGGCTGGAGGTGGTGGAGTGGGCCACCTGGCTTTCTCGGGTCTTCCGGGGGGCCGACTACCAGATGACCATCATCGGTCACTCCGAGCCCCACGATATCGGCATCTACGCCAACCCGAACTACTATTTCCGCTACGATTCCCCCCGTTTCCGGGAGCTTTACACCCGCTACCTGCGCACCCCCGACCCCCAGCAGGCCTGCGAGATTATGAAGGAAATGCAACGCCTCCTGGCCCAGGATGCGGTGAACCTTTGGGTGATGAACGCCCCCTACATCGCCGCCATGCGCAAGGAGGTCATGGGCTGGTGGCAGAACCAGCCCACCCCGAGCCTCAACGTAACCCGGGTGTACTTAAGCCGCTAG
- a CDS encoding class I SAM-dependent methyltransferase, translated as MSEGPKELARSFFSRHAQEYARSSSHAGGPDLKRLLELLEPRSSEKVLDVATGPGHTALALAPFVREAIGIDLTPEMAIPFAQAACERGLPNVRFLVGDAESLPFPDQEFDLVTSRRAAHHFPHITKALAEMARVLKPGGRLGIADMVAPANPEAARLFNALEAARDNSHVRSYTVEEWRRLVADTGLNLLHLEEFAEELPWSRWLYPLDPEGTEAMRVEEVLAQASPGVRSLVVKEEPGGRILIKHRIVLVAIKG; from the coding sequence GTGAGCGAGGGGCCGAAGGAGCTAGCCCGGAGCTTTTTCTCCCGCCACGCCCAGGAGTATGCCCGAAGCAGCAGCCATGCTGGCGGCCCCGATCTGAAGAGGTTGCTGGAGCTTTTGGAACCCAGATCCTCGGAAAAAGTCCTGGATGTGGCCACGGGCCCGGGCCACACGGCTTTAGCGTTGGCCCCTTTTGTAAGGGAAGCTATCGGGATCGACCTAACTCCAGAAATGGCCATCCCCTTTGCCCAAGCCGCCTGCGAACGGGGCCTCCCCAATGTCCGCTTCCTGGTGGGGGACGCGGAGTCCCTGCCCTTCCCTGACCAGGAGTTCGATTTGGTTACCAGCCGGCGGGCCGCCCATCATTTCCCCCACATCACCAAGGCCCTGGCCGAGATGGCCAGGGTTCTGAAGCCTGGAGGCCGTCTGGGCATCGCCGACATGGTGGCCCCCGCAAACCCGGAGGCCGCCCGCCTCTTCAATGCCCTCGAGGCAGCCCGGGACAACTCCCATGTACGGTCGTACACCGTAGAGGAGTGGCGAAGGCTCGTTGCGGATACGGGCCTCAACCTCCTCCACCTAGAGGAGTTCGCAGAGGAGCTTCCCTGGTCCCGGTGGCTCTACCCCCTTGACCCGGAAGGTACGGAAGCCATGCGGGTAGAGGAGGTCTTGGCCCAGGCTTCCCCCGGCGTCCGCTCCCTGGTGGTGAAGGAAGAACCTGGAGGCCGCATCCTCATCAAGCATCGGATAGTCCTGGTGGCTATCAAGGGTTAG
- the nagA gene encoding N-acetylglucosamine-6-phosphate deacetylase, which translates to MLLGRILTPHGFLRGRLHFSERVEAIEEAPVDGPYILPGFLDLHVHGGGGREVMEGQEGVEATVRFHLRHGTTGLLATTVTAPLDQLERALQGIRRAMEGPWGKALLGVHLEGPFLSPHRLGAQPPFPLPPDPEVAERLLSLAPVRVVTLAPELPGALELIRFLAERGVRVQLGHTEAGYEEARAALETGAVGFTHLFNAMTGLHHRAPGVVGLALERGAWAEIIPDGLHVHPAAIRLALKAIPGLYPVSDAVAAAGMPDGVYPLGAHRVEKRREGVWLGESLAGSTLTLDQALRNLVAWGVPLEEAARRLSLYPARYLGLSDRGEIAPGKRADLVALDEALRVVEVYLEGERVA; encoded by the coding sequence ATGCTTTTAGGCCGCATTCTCACCCCCCATGGCTTCCTGCGGGGCCGCCTCCACTTCTCCGAGCGCGTTGAGGCCATTGAGGAAGCCCCCGTGGATGGCCCCTACATCCTCCCCGGCTTCCTGGACCTCCACGTGCACGGGGGAGGAGGCAGGGAGGTGATGGAGGGCCAGGAGGGCGTGGAGGCCACCGTGCGCTTCCACCTCCGCCACGGCACCACCGGCCTCCTGGCCACCACCGTCACCGCCCCCCTGGACCAACTGGAAAGGGCCCTCCAAGGAATCCGGAGGGCCATGGAAGGCCCCTGGGGTAAGGCCCTCCTGGGTGTGCACCTGGAAGGCCCCTTCCTCAGCCCACACCGCCTGGGGGCCCAGCCCCCCTTTCCCCTCCCCCCGGACCCGGAGGTGGCCGAGCGCCTCCTCTCCCTGGCCCCCGTGCGGGTGGTCACCCTGGCCCCCGAGCTTCCCGGGGCCTTGGAGCTCATCCGCTTCCTGGCGGAGAGGGGGGTGCGGGTCCAGCTGGGGCACACGGAGGCGGGGTATGAGGAGGCCCGTGCGGCCCTGGAGACAGGAGCCGTGGGCTTCACCCATCTCTTCAACGCCATGACCGGCCTCCACCACCGGGCCCCCGGGGTGGTGGGCCTGGCCCTGGAGCGGGGGGCGTGGGCGGAGATCATCCCCGATGGCCTCCACGTGCACCCCGCCGCCATCCGCCTGGCCTTGAAGGCCATCCCCGGGCTTTACCCTGTGAGCGACGCCGTGGCGGCGGCGGGGATGCCGGATGGGGTCTACCCCTTGGGGGCCCACCGGGTGGAGAAGCGGAGGGAGGGGGTGTGGCTGGGGGAGTCCCTGGCGGGGAGCACCCTCACCCTGGACCAGGCCCTAAGGAACCTGGTGGCCTGGGGGGTACCCCTGGAGGAGGCCGCCCGGAGGCTATCCTTGTACCCAGCCCGTTACCTGGGCCTTTCCGACCGCGGGGAGATCGCCCCCGGCAAGCGGGCGGACCTGGTGGCGTTGGACGAGGCCCTGAGGGTGGTAGAGGTGTACCTGGAAGGGGAACGGGTGGCCTAG
- a CDS encoding TRAP transporter substrate-binding protein, which produces MRTLLAGLVLLAVAAQAQSWNMATPYPPANFHTQNIQQFVKEVEEATGGRLRITVHPGGSLFPHPQILPAVRNGQVQMGEVLMSLLANENPLFNLDSIPFVATSYEEARRLYQAQRPEVEKWLAQRGVVFLYAVPWPPQGLYTKRPVGSGADLKGLRFRAYNPATARLAELLGMNPVQVEAADIPQAFATGIVEAMVTSPVTGVDSQAWDFARYFYDVKAWIPKNMVVIGRRAFESLSSQDREALLQAAKRAEERGWRLSQEQEEKALQTLASRGMQVVKPSPALLADLKKVGQTMILEWQKQAGATGVKVYRQYLGR; this is translated from the coding sequence ATGCGGACCCTTTTGGCAGGCTTAGTCCTATTGGCCGTAGCGGCCCAGGCCCAGAGCTGGAACATGGCTACCCCGTATCCACCGGCCAACTTCCACACGCAAAACATCCAGCAGTTCGTCAAGGAGGTGGAGGAGGCCACGGGGGGCCGGCTCAGGATCACCGTGCACCCCGGGGGCTCCCTCTTCCCCCATCCCCAGATCCTGCCCGCGGTGAGGAACGGGCAGGTGCAGATGGGGGAGGTGCTCATGTCCCTTCTGGCCAACGAGAACCCCCTCTTCAACCTGGACTCCATCCCCTTCGTGGCCACCAGCTACGAGGAGGCCCGTAGGCTTTACCAGGCCCAGCGCCCCGAGGTGGAAAAGTGGCTGGCCCAACGGGGCGTGGTCTTTCTTTACGCGGTGCCCTGGCCACCCCAGGGGCTCTACACCAAACGGCCTGTAGGCTCAGGGGCAGATCTGAAAGGCCTGCGCTTCCGGGCCTACAACCCCGCCACCGCCCGGCTGGCGGAGCTTCTTGGCATGAACCCGGTGCAGGTGGAGGCTGCCGACATCCCCCAGGCCTTCGCCACCGGGATCGTGGAGGCCATGGTCACCTCCCCGGTAACAGGGGTAGACAGCCAAGCCTGGGACTTCGCCCGCTACTTCTACGATGTAAAGGCCTGGATTCCCAAAAACATGGTGGTCATTGGCCGGCGGGCCTTTGAAAGCCTCTCCTCGCAGGACCGGGAAGCCCTGTTGCAGGCGGCCAAGCGGGCGGAGGAGCGGGGCTGGCGGCTAAGCCAGGAGCAGGAGGAAAAGGCCCTCCAGACCCTGGCAAGCCGGGGCATGCAGGTGGTCAAGCCCTCCCCTGCCCTGCTGGCCGACCTCAAGAAGGTGGGACAGACCATGATCCTAGAGTGGCAAAAGCAAGCTGGGGCCACCGGGGTGAAGGTCTACCGGCAGTACCTGGGGCGATGA
- a CDS encoding cyclase family protein, protein MCAPLVMEEVAKQISRRALLGAGLGLLATRAMAQVQVPGKAFSRAVDLTHELSPEIPLFPGAEPMRITTLVTVRQNGYYGNRIDLWEHSGTHMDAPAHFAEGGLTAEKLPVETLIAPLAVIHIHERAARDPDAQVTVDDILAYERQHGRLPKGALVAMHSGWEARWREPKAFLNQDAAGTLHFPGFSPEAAEFLVREREIVGVGVDTLSLDHGPSKEFKAHVTLLGAGKYGLENLANLAQVPPAGALIFVGAPKHRGASGGPIRAVAVW, encoded by the coding sequence ATGTGTGCCCCTCTGGTGATGGAGGAAGTGGCCAAGCAGATCTCCCGCAGGGCCCTGTTGGGCGCGGGTTTAGGGCTTCTGGCAACCCGGGCCATGGCCCAGGTCCAGGTACCGGGGAAGGCCTTTAGCCGGGCGGTGGACCTCACCCACGAGCTTTCCCCGGAGATCCCTCTCTTCCCCGGGGCCGAGCCCATGCGCATCACCACCCTGGTCACGGTGCGGCAGAACGGCTACTACGGGAACCGCATTGACCTCTGGGAGCACTCGGGAACCCATATGGATGCCCCCGCCCACTTTGCGGAAGGGGGGCTTACCGCGGAGAAGCTACCCGTAGAGACCCTCATCGCCCCCCTGGCGGTGATCCACATCCACGAGAGGGCTGCCCGGGACCCCGATGCCCAGGTGACCGTGGACGACATCCTGGCCTACGAGCGCCAGCACGGCCGCCTGCCCAAAGGGGCCCTGGTGGCCATGCACTCGGGCTGGGAAGCCCGTTGGCGTGAACCTAAGGCCTTCTTAAACCAAGACGCCGCAGGGACCCTCCATTTCCCCGGCTTCTCCCCGGAAGCCGCTGAGTTCCTGGTGCGGGAGCGGGAGATCGTGGGGGTGGGGGTGGATACCCTGTCCTTAGATCACGGCCCCTCCAAAGAATTTAAGGCCCACGTGACCCTCCTAGGCGCCGGGAAATATGGCCTGGAAAACCTGGCCAACCTGGCCCAGGTGCCCCCCGCCGGAGCCCTCATCTTCGTGGGAGCCCCGAAGCATCGGGGGGCCTCTGGGGGCCCCATACGGGCGGTGGCGGTATGGTGA
- a CDS encoding anhydro-N-acetylmuramic acid kinase yields the protein MRVLGLMSGTSADGVDLVLAEFSGRPPHLSHRVLEHREVPYPEGLRGRVLKAMRQADTREIALLHHDLGRFYRDAALPFRGRAELVTLSGQTVWHEPPRATFQLGEPSYLALGLGVPVVFGFRAVDLAAGGQGAPLVAYPDLLLYGEAGKRKAVHNLGGISNLTYFQGVDPGSLVAFDTGPGVCLFDEAVQALGLTWEEATALAEEARPDEEALKAWLSHPYFRISPPKTTGREVWRLENLPSRPEEPGRLLRSLLELTARSILEAYRRFVGPVDQVLLAGGGARNRVLVALLSQGLPVSVMENPKVREALAFAILGYLYALGEANVLGRATGGQDLRAGQVVHPG from the coding sequence ATGAGGGTCTTGGGTCTCATGTCCGGCACCAGCGCCGACGGGGTGGACCTGGTCCTGGCGGAGTTTTCCGGCCGCCCCCCCCACCTTTCCCACCGGGTATTGGAGCACCGGGAGGTGCCGTATCCAGAGGGGCTACGGGGGCGGGTGCTTAAGGCCATGCGCCAGGCCGACACCCGGGAGATCGCCCTTCTTCACCACGACCTGGGCCGGTTCTACCGGGATGCCGCCCTTCCCTTTCGGGGTAGGGCCGAGCTGGTAACCCTCTCGGGCCAGACCGTGTGGCACGAGCCCCCGAGGGCCACCTTCCAGCTGGGGGAGCCCAGCTACCTGGCCCTGGGCCTAGGGGTGCCCGTGGTCTTTGGCTTCCGGGCCGTGGACCTGGCGGCCGGGGGCCAGGGGGCCCCCCTGGTGGCCTACCCGGACCTTCTCCTCTACGGGGAGGCAGGCAAGCGCAAGGCCGTTCACAACCTTGGGGGCATCTCCAATCTGACCTACTTCCAGGGGGTAGATCCAGGCTCCCTGGTGGCCTTTGACACCGGGCCTGGGGTTTGCCTTTTTGACGAGGCGGTCCAGGCCCTGGGGCTCACCTGGGAAGAGGCCACGGCCTTGGCGGAGGAGGCTAGGCCCGATGAGGAGGCCCTTAAGGCCTGGCTTTCCCATCCTTACTTCCGGATCTCCCCACCCAAGACCACGGGACGGGAGGTGTGGCGGCTGGAAAACCTGCCCTCCCGGCCAGAGGAACCCGGCCGCCTCCTCCGCTCCCTCTTGGAACTCACCGCAAGGAGCATCCTCGAGGCCTACCGGCGCTTCGTGGGCCCGGTGGACCAGGTTCTCCTGGCCGGGGGTGGGGCGAGAAACCGGGTTCTGGTAGCCCTTCTTTCTCAAGGTCTTCCCGTGTCCGTGATGGAGAACCCTAAGGTGCGGGAAGCCCTGGCCTTCGCCATCCTGGGATACCTGTACGCCCTTGGGGAGGCCAATGTACTGGGCCGGGCCACGGGAGGCCAGGACCTAAGGGCAGGCCAAGTGGTACACCCAGGTTAG